Proteins co-encoded in one Zootoca vivipara chromosome 3, rZooViv1.1, whole genome shotgun sequence genomic window:
- the LOC118082662 gene encoding serine protease 55, with amino-acid sequence MLIQVIGSLGHGPAVHCLIFVDALPLFPLSPSPSDLHVVVPLNGHELERMKLDRVLIHEDYDCTNLNNDVALLLLASPIDFSEESTPICLPTLQDLGVWQDCWAATWRSTTAGDENTPIRVLKKTEMSLVSRETCSKSVEQLTEGMLCAVSDEEGKETCKV; translated from the exons ATGCTAATTCAAGTCATTGGTTCGTTGGGACACGGCCCTGCAGTTCATTGTTTGATCTTTGTTGATGCCCTGCCTCTCTTTCCTTTGTCCCCAAGTCCTTCAGATCTCCATGTAGTGGTTCCTTTGAATGGGCATGAATTGGAGAGGATGAAGTTGGACAGAGTGCTCATCCACGAAGACTATGACTGTACAAACTTGAACAACGACGTTGCTTTGCTCCTGCTGGCTTCCCCAATAGACTTCAGTGAAGAGAGTACTCCCATTTGCCTGCCCACGCTGCAGGACCTTGGCGTGTGGCAAGACTGCTGGGCGGCAACTTGGAGATCCACCACGGCTG GCGACGAGAACACACCGATCAGAGTGCTAAAGAAAACGGAAATGTCTCTGGTCAGCAGGGAGACCTGTTCGAAGAGCGTAGAGCAGCTGACGGAGGGCATGCTGTGTGCTGTCTCTGACGAAGAAGGGAAGGAGACCTGCAAGGTATAA